In Bacteroidia bacterium, a single window of DNA contains:
- a CDS encoding T9SS type A sorting domain-containing protein, whose protein sequence is MEVLSSLELNQGSNTDIVIFPNPTTGMVHFKINADIYGKMEVLDLLGRPIIAINKLWQAIDSIDLNSLPNGFYHLKFTSTNYDQQWKIIVRK, encoded by the coding sequence TTGGAAGTTTTAAGCAGTTTGGAATTAAACCAGGGATCTAATACAGATATAGTCATTTTCCCAAATCCGACCACTGGAATGGTACATTTCAAAATAAATGCCGACATTTATGGTAAAATGGAAGTATTGGATTTATTAGGCAGACCTATAATAGCGATTAATAAGCTATGGCAAGCTATTGATTCGATTGACCTTAATTCGCTTCCAAATGGCTTTTACCATTTAAAATTTACTTCCACTAACTATGATCAGCAATGGAAAATAATAGTAAGAAAATAG